Proteins co-encoded in one Accipiter gentilis chromosome 5, bAccGen1.1, whole genome shotgun sequence genomic window:
- the BCL9L gene encoding B-cell CLL/lymphoma 9-like protein isoform X2: MHPDNKLPSHGKAGSSGAPAQHHNVSQAPTCNLGSKGVGAGSHGSKATQISPGNSGLKNSQNTVPNFSSLKGKVKRERSISVDSGEQREASTPSQDAESKGEVAPRSKRRCVLERKQPYSGDEWCSGPDSEEDDKPISSAHNCNVADPAMSTASQLGPGSNPLPNLNETSSSSVPHGAAPGLRSDAAGGGGGGTGKQPSQFVYVFTTHLANTAAEAVLQGRADSILAYHQQNVPRAKLDQAPAPKVLGVAEPLPINPPAANTPQSQPPAPQASQPQPQPPPPQPPPPPQTISQTPLPAPSSLPQEGTSEDVRRDLTPNSLGNNSGSNQPGPNHPNTPTASANTMQPGQVDSSATSSSSLLTEGPGPGMPGNGQAGLGPRNPMNSEGLSKEQLEHRERSLQTLRDIERLLLRSGEAEPFMKSSQNAGEGGTAPQPQAAPAQPPVPPASMKKYEEPLQSMISQTQSLGGPNLEHEVPHHPGADMGQQMNMMMQRLNQDSLTPEQVAWRKLQEEYYEEKRRKEEQISIHGRPMQEIMIPQSMGSMMMRGPPPPYHSKPGEQWPPGMGSQLRGPIDVQDPMQLRGGPPFPGPRFPGNQMQRVSGFGGMQNMPLDALGPMNAMQRPVRPGMGWSDDMPPMGGPGNFPQGTLPYPSGQGDPERFMNPRAREEILRHQLMEKRPVAMQRPMGMSGNSMSQGMEMERMIQAHRQMDPSMFAGQITGDSLSSAPMGMDFAGTRGMLSPPMSQSGLRDMDAPMGPGNLNMNMNVNMNMNMNLNVQMTPQQQMMMSQKMRGPDMMAHQGVSPEELARARAQNGNGSAMLGGPQKMMIPSQFPNQGQQGFSSGQGPYPNMPQEMGSSSDMFSPEQGTMPVGSISGTTRLSHIPLPPASNPTPTQGGNLANMHPAPSRGLGRRPSDLTINISQMNSPSMGHLKSPTLSQVHSPLVTSPSANLKSPQTPSQMVSMPPSNQSGPLKSPQVMSSSLNVRSPTGSPSRLKSPSMAVPSPGWVPSPKATMPSPGVNQSKQTLSMNSSASMGGLDQDPSPSQNPLSLMMSQMSKYAMPSSTPLYHNAIKTIATSDDELLPDRPMLPPGSMSGVTGNQPNQLHLNSVGPGSSQSPMGMNLPGQQPLSHEPPPTSMMSSPNPLGSNIPMHPSAPGAGVPPQNPMMLPPGPQDSLNQQCGPVPNSSQMIPSNQLVFPRMQQPHNAMPSPAGGMPMAPGGGGGPGMQQHYPPGMPLPPEDLPSQQPGQIPPQQHMMGKNIPPRIGEPYPPVLPGVASVLNDPELSEVIRPTPTGIPEFDLSRIIPSEKPSSTLQYFPKSDSQAPKSQPSNLHLMNLQNMMADQPPVRPGMNAPSLPGQQGVQRGLSMPMCHPGQVPMLGRTGIPPQQGMMGNSMHQGMMSPQQSLMAQQNFMLMQAKQRSMSVSGEMYAQTGHMMSPQGSLMGPPPQQNLMVTHQMRQRSVSLDSQMSYIPGPGNMANLPF; this comes from the exons ATTGTAATGTAGCAGATCCTGCGATGTCCACGGCCTCACAGCTTGGCCCAGGGTCCAACCCGCTGCCGAACCTGAATGAGACCAGTTCCTCCAGCGTGCCTCATGGTGCTGCCCCCGGCTTACGGTCAGATGCTgcaggaggcggaggcggcggaaCAGGAAAGCAGCCTTCCCAGTTCGTTTACGTCTTTACAACGCACCTTGCTAACAC AGCTGCAGAAGCTGTGCTGCAGGGCCGAGCTGACTCCATTCTGGCCTACCATCAGCAGAACGTCCCGCGGGCAAAGCTAGACCAG GCGCCAGCTCCTAAAGTGCTGGGGGTCGCTGAGCCGCTTCCAATTAACCCTCCTGCTGCCAACACTCCACAGTCCCAGCCACCGGCCCCTCAAGCAAGTCAGCCACAGCCGCAGCCTCCCCCGCCACAGCCTCCACCCCCACCTCAGACCATCAGTCAAACACCTTTGCCTGCGCCCAGCAGCCTGCCCCAGGAAGGGACAAGTGAAGATGTCCGGAGAGATCTGACTCCCAACTCTTTGGGGAACAACAGTGGCAGCAACCAGCCTGGACCTAACCACCCAAATACGCCCACCGCATCTGCCAACACCATGCAGCCTGGGCAAGTGGACTCTTCCGCCACGTCCAGCTCCAGCCTCCTCACGGAGGGCCCGGGCCCAGGGATGCCGGGGAACGGGCAGGCAGGCCTGGGCCCCAGGAACCCCATGAACTCAGAAGGGCTCTCGAAGGAGCAGCTGGAGCACCGAGAGCGCTCTCTGCAGACCCTACGGGACATTGAGCGTCTGCTGCTGCGCAGTGGGGAGGCCGAGCCCTTCATGAAGTCCAGTCAAAATGCAGGTGAGGGTGGGACTGCCCCTCAGCCACAGGCTGCCCCTGCCCAACCCCCCGTGCCCCCTGCCAGCATGAAGAAGTATGAAGAGCCTCTGCAGTCCATGATCTCCCAGACCCAGAGTCTTGGTGGGCCCAACCTGGAACACGAGGTGCCCCACCACCCAGGTGCTGACATGGGGCAGCAGATGAACATGATGATGCAGCGGCTGAACCAGGACAGCCTGACACCGGAGCAAGTGGCCTGGAGGAAGTTGCAGGAAGAGTACTATGAGGAAAAGCGACGGAAAGAGGAGCAGATCAGCATCCATGGCCGGCCCATGCAGGAGATCATGATCCCGCAGTCGATGGGGAGCATGATGATGCGTGGGCCCCCACCACCCTACCACAGCAAGCCTGGAGAGCAATGGCCGCCAGGGATGGGCAGCCAGCTGCGGGGACCCATAGATGTGCAGGATCCTATGCAGCTGCGGGGAGGGCCACCCTTCCCAGGGCCGCGGTTCCCTGGGAATCAAATGCAGAGAGTCTCTGGCTTCGGAGGGATGCAGAACATGCCCTTGGATGCTCTTGGGCCCATGAATGCCATGCAGAGGCCAGTCAGGCCTGGCATGGGGTGGAGTGATGATATGCCTCCTATGGGAGGCCCTGGGAACTTTCCGCAAGGCACCCTGCCCTACCCGTCAGGGCAAGGGGACCCCGAAAGGTTCATGAATCCCCGTGCCAGGGAGGAGATCCTGCGGCATCAGCTGATGGAGAAACGCCCAGTAGCAATGCAGAGGCCCATGGGGATGTCCGGCAACTCCATGAGCCAGGGCATGGAAATGGAGAGGATGATACAGGCTCACAGGCAGATGGATCCATCCATGTTTGCTGGGCAGATAACGGGAGACAGCCTGAGCAGTGCCCCGATGGGAATGGATTTTGCAGGCACTCGGGGGATGCTGAGCCCCCCTATGAGTCAGTCGGGCCTTCGGGACATGGATGCACCTATGGGCCCTGGCAACCTCAACATGAACATGAATGTCAACATGAACATGAACATGAACCTCAATGTCCAGATGACCCCGCAGCAGCAGATGATGATGTCACAGAAGATGAGGGGCCCTGATATGATGGCCCACCAGGGCGTGAGCCCTGAGGAGCTGGCCAGGGCGAGGGCTCAGAATGGCAATGGCAGTGCAATGCTGGGGGGACCCCAGAAAATGATGATTCCCTCTCAGTTTCCCAACCAAGGACAGCAAGGCTTCTCAAGCGGGCAAGGGCCTTACCCCAACATGCCCCAGGAGATGGGCAGCAGCTCGGACATGTTCAGCCCTGAGCAGGGCACCATGCCCGTTGGGAGCATCAGTGGCACCACCAGGCTCAgccacatccctctgcctccGGCCTCCAATCCCACTCCCACGCAAGGGGGCAACCTGGCCAACATGCACCCAGCACCTTCCCGGGGGCTGGGCCGCCGGCCCTCTGACCTCACCATCAACATCAGCCAGATGAACTCCCCCAGCATGGGTCACCTCAAGTCTCCCACCCTCAGCCAGGTGCACTCGCCACTGGTCACCTCCCCCTCTGCCAACCTCAAGTCCCCACAGACTCCCTCGCAGATGGTCAGCATGCCACCTTCAAACCAGTCTGGACCCCTCAAGTCCCCCCAGGTCATGAGCTCCTCGCTTAACGTCCGGTCTCCAACTGGCTCACCAAGCCGCCTGAAGTCCCCTTCTATGGCTGTTCCTTCCCCCGGCTGGGTGCCGTCTCCCAAAGCCACCATGCCCAGCCCAGGAGTCAACCAGAGCAAGCAGACTCTTAGCATGAACTCGTCTGCTTCCATGGGAGGACTGGATCAGG ATCCATCCCCCTCCCAGAACCCCCTCTCGCTGATGATGTCCCAGATGTCCAAGTATGCCATGCCCAGCTCCACACCGCTTTACCACAATGCTATCAAAACCATCGCCACCTCTGATGATGAGCTGCTGCCAGACAGGCCTATGCTCCCACCTGGAAGCATGTCAG GCGTGACAGGGAACCAGCCGAATCAACTGCACTTGAACTCTGTGGGACCTGGATCTTCTCAGAGCCCCATGGGAATGAACCTGCCCGGTCAGCAACCCCTCTCCCATGAACCACCCCCCACCTCCATGATGTCCTCCCCGAACCCTCTGGGCTCCAACATTCCTATGCACCCGAGTGCGCCAGGGGCAGGTGTGCCCCCCCAGAACCCCATGATGCTGCCCCCGGGGCCCCAGGACTCGTTGAACCAGCAGTGCGGCCCCGTGCCCAACAGTTCGCAGATGATTCCTTCCAACCAGCTTGTGTTCCCCCGCATGCAACAGCCCCACAACGCCATGCCATCTCCTGCCGGAGGCATGCCCATGGCCCCCGGTGGGGGAGGTGGCCCTGGGATGCAGCAGCATTACCCACCGGGGATGCCCTTGCCGCCTGAGGACCTTCCCTCCCAGCAGCCCGGCCAGATACCCCCTCAGCAGCACATGATGGGCAAGAACATCCCACCTCGGATCGGCGAGCCCTACCCACCCGTGCTTCCTGGGGTGGCGTCGGTGCTGAACGACCCTGAGCTCAGCGAGGTCATCCGCCCCACGCCCACGGGTATCCCCGAGTTTGACCTGTCCAGGATCATCCCGTCAGAGAAGCCAAGCAGCACCTTGCAGTATTTCCCCAAGAGTGACAGCCAAGCGCCCAAATCGCAGCCTTCCAACCTCCACCTCATGAACCTGCAGAACATGATGGCTGACCAGCCCCCGGTGCGGCCAGGTATGAATGCCCCCAGCCTCCCCGGGCAGCAGGGCGTGCAGAGGGGACTCAGCATGCCCATGTGCCATCCCGGACAAGTGCCCATGCTGGGCAGGACAGGCATACCGCCCCAGCAAGGCATGATGGGCAACAGCATGCACCAGGGCATGATGTCTCCACAGCAGAGCCTGATGGCCCAGCAGAATTTCATGCTGATGCAGGCCAAGCAGAGGAGCATGTCTGTGTCGGGGGAGATGTATGCCCAGACAGGACACATGATGTCACCTCAGGGCTCTCTCATGGGGCCCCCGCCTCAGCAGAACCTCATGGTCACGCACCAGATGAGGCAGAGGAGTGTCTCCCTGGACAGCCAGATGAGTTACATCCCCGGGCCTGGGAACATGGCGAACCTGCCTTTCTAA
- the BCL9L gene encoding B-cell CLL/lymphoma 9-like protein isoform X1, whose amino-acid sequence MHPDNKLPSHGKAGSSGAPAQHHNVSQAPTCNLGSKGVGAGSHGSKATQISPGNSGLKNSQNTVPNFSSLKGKVKRERSISVDSGEQREASTPSQDAESKGEVAPRSKRRCVLERKQPYSGDEWCSGPDSEEDDKPISSAHNCNVADPAMSTASQLGPGSNPLPNLNETSSSSVPHGAAPGLRSDAAGGGGGGTGKQPSQFVYVFTTHLANTAAEAVLQGRADSILAYHQQNVPRAKLDQAPAPKVLGVAEPLPINPPAANTPQSQPPAPQASQPQPQPPPPQPPPPPQTISQTPLPAPSSLPQEGTSEDVRRDLTPNSLGNNSGSNQPGPNHPNTPTASANTMQPGQVDSSATSSSSLLTEGPGPGMPGNGQAGLGPRNPMNSEGLSKEQLEHRERSLQTLRDIERLLLRSGEAEPFMKSSQNAGEGGTAPQPQAAPAQPPVPPASMKKYEEPLQSMISQTQSLGGPNLEHEVPHHPGADMGQQMNMMMQRLNQDSLTPEQVAWRKLQEEYYEEKRRKEEQISIHGRPMQEIMIPQSMGSMMMRGPPPPYHSKPGEQWPPGMGSQLRGPIDVQDPMQLRGGPPFPGPRFPGNQMQRVSGFGGMQNMPLDALGPMNAMQRPVRPGMGWSDDMPPMGGPGNFPQGTLPYPSGQGDPERFMNPRAREEILRHQLMEKRPVAMQRPMGMSGNSMSQGMEMERMIQAHRQMDPSMFAGQITGDSLSSAPMGMDFAGTRGMLSPPMSQSGLRDMDAPMGPGNLNMNMNVNMNMNMNLNVQMTPQQQMMMSQKMRGPDMMAHQGVSPEELARARAQNGNGSAMLGGPQKMMIPSQFPNQGQQGFSSGQGPYPNMPQEMGSSSDMFSPEQGTMPVGSISGTTRLSHIPLPPASNPTPTQGGNLANMHPAPSRGLGRRPSDLTINISQMNSPSMGHLKSPTLSQVHSPLVTSPSANLKSPQTPSQMVSMPPSNQSGPLKSPQVMSSSLNVRSPTGSPSRLKSPSMAVPSPGWVPSPKATMPSPGVNQSKQTLSMNSSASMGGLDQGSLPSGPRSSSSAPASNTSSTMNPNMPFTSSPDPSPSQNPLSLMMSQMSKYAMPSSTPLYHNAIKTIATSDDELLPDRPMLPPGSMSGVTGNQPNQLHLNSVGPGSSQSPMGMNLPGQQPLSHEPPPTSMMSSPNPLGSNIPMHPSAPGAGVPPQNPMMLPPGPQDSLNQQCGPVPNSSQMIPSNQLVFPRMQQPHNAMPSPAGGMPMAPGGGGGPGMQQHYPPGMPLPPEDLPSQQPGQIPPQQHMMGKNIPPRIGEPYPPVLPGVASVLNDPELSEVIRPTPTGIPEFDLSRIIPSEKPSSTLQYFPKSDSQAPKSQPSNLHLMNLQNMMADQPPVRPGMNAPSLPGQQGVQRGLSMPMCHPGQVPMLGRTGIPPQQGMMGNSMHQGMMSPQQSLMAQQNFMLMQAKQRSMSVSGEMYAQTGHMMSPQGSLMGPPPQQNLMVTHQMRQRSVSLDSQMSYIPGPGNMANLPF is encoded by the exons ATTGTAATGTAGCAGATCCTGCGATGTCCACGGCCTCACAGCTTGGCCCAGGGTCCAACCCGCTGCCGAACCTGAATGAGACCAGTTCCTCCAGCGTGCCTCATGGTGCTGCCCCCGGCTTACGGTCAGATGCTgcaggaggcggaggcggcggaaCAGGAAAGCAGCCTTCCCAGTTCGTTTACGTCTTTACAACGCACCTTGCTAACAC AGCTGCAGAAGCTGTGCTGCAGGGCCGAGCTGACTCCATTCTGGCCTACCATCAGCAGAACGTCCCGCGGGCAAAGCTAGACCAG GCGCCAGCTCCTAAAGTGCTGGGGGTCGCTGAGCCGCTTCCAATTAACCCTCCTGCTGCCAACACTCCACAGTCCCAGCCACCGGCCCCTCAAGCAAGTCAGCCACAGCCGCAGCCTCCCCCGCCACAGCCTCCACCCCCACCTCAGACCATCAGTCAAACACCTTTGCCTGCGCCCAGCAGCCTGCCCCAGGAAGGGACAAGTGAAGATGTCCGGAGAGATCTGACTCCCAACTCTTTGGGGAACAACAGTGGCAGCAACCAGCCTGGACCTAACCACCCAAATACGCCCACCGCATCTGCCAACACCATGCAGCCTGGGCAAGTGGACTCTTCCGCCACGTCCAGCTCCAGCCTCCTCACGGAGGGCCCGGGCCCAGGGATGCCGGGGAACGGGCAGGCAGGCCTGGGCCCCAGGAACCCCATGAACTCAGAAGGGCTCTCGAAGGAGCAGCTGGAGCACCGAGAGCGCTCTCTGCAGACCCTACGGGACATTGAGCGTCTGCTGCTGCGCAGTGGGGAGGCCGAGCCCTTCATGAAGTCCAGTCAAAATGCAGGTGAGGGTGGGACTGCCCCTCAGCCACAGGCTGCCCCTGCCCAACCCCCCGTGCCCCCTGCCAGCATGAAGAAGTATGAAGAGCCTCTGCAGTCCATGATCTCCCAGACCCAGAGTCTTGGTGGGCCCAACCTGGAACACGAGGTGCCCCACCACCCAGGTGCTGACATGGGGCAGCAGATGAACATGATGATGCAGCGGCTGAACCAGGACAGCCTGACACCGGAGCAAGTGGCCTGGAGGAAGTTGCAGGAAGAGTACTATGAGGAAAAGCGACGGAAAGAGGAGCAGATCAGCATCCATGGCCGGCCCATGCAGGAGATCATGATCCCGCAGTCGATGGGGAGCATGATGATGCGTGGGCCCCCACCACCCTACCACAGCAAGCCTGGAGAGCAATGGCCGCCAGGGATGGGCAGCCAGCTGCGGGGACCCATAGATGTGCAGGATCCTATGCAGCTGCGGGGAGGGCCACCCTTCCCAGGGCCGCGGTTCCCTGGGAATCAAATGCAGAGAGTCTCTGGCTTCGGAGGGATGCAGAACATGCCCTTGGATGCTCTTGGGCCCATGAATGCCATGCAGAGGCCAGTCAGGCCTGGCATGGGGTGGAGTGATGATATGCCTCCTATGGGAGGCCCTGGGAACTTTCCGCAAGGCACCCTGCCCTACCCGTCAGGGCAAGGGGACCCCGAAAGGTTCATGAATCCCCGTGCCAGGGAGGAGATCCTGCGGCATCAGCTGATGGAGAAACGCCCAGTAGCAATGCAGAGGCCCATGGGGATGTCCGGCAACTCCATGAGCCAGGGCATGGAAATGGAGAGGATGATACAGGCTCACAGGCAGATGGATCCATCCATGTTTGCTGGGCAGATAACGGGAGACAGCCTGAGCAGTGCCCCGATGGGAATGGATTTTGCAGGCACTCGGGGGATGCTGAGCCCCCCTATGAGTCAGTCGGGCCTTCGGGACATGGATGCACCTATGGGCCCTGGCAACCTCAACATGAACATGAATGTCAACATGAACATGAACATGAACCTCAATGTCCAGATGACCCCGCAGCAGCAGATGATGATGTCACAGAAGATGAGGGGCCCTGATATGATGGCCCACCAGGGCGTGAGCCCTGAGGAGCTGGCCAGGGCGAGGGCTCAGAATGGCAATGGCAGTGCAATGCTGGGGGGACCCCAGAAAATGATGATTCCCTCTCAGTTTCCCAACCAAGGACAGCAAGGCTTCTCAAGCGGGCAAGGGCCTTACCCCAACATGCCCCAGGAGATGGGCAGCAGCTCGGACATGTTCAGCCCTGAGCAGGGCACCATGCCCGTTGGGAGCATCAGTGGCACCACCAGGCTCAgccacatccctctgcctccGGCCTCCAATCCCACTCCCACGCAAGGGGGCAACCTGGCCAACATGCACCCAGCACCTTCCCGGGGGCTGGGCCGCCGGCCCTCTGACCTCACCATCAACATCAGCCAGATGAACTCCCCCAGCATGGGTCACCTCAAGTCTCCCACCCTCAGCCAGGTGCACTCGCCACTGGTCACCTCCCCCTCTGCCAACCTCAAGTCCCCACAGACTCCCTCGCAGATGGTCAGCATGCCACCTTCAAACCAGTCTGGACCCCTCAAGTCCCCCCAGGTCATGAGCTCCTCGCTTAACGTCCGGTCTCCAACTGGCTCACCAAGCCGCCTGAAGTCCCCTTCTATGGCTGTTCCTTCCCCCGGCTGGGTGCCGTCTCCCAAAGCCACCATGCCCAGCCCAGGAGTCAACCAGAGCAAGCAGACTCTTAGCATGAACTCGTCTGCTTCCATGGGAGGACTGGATCAGG GTTCTCTCCCTTCTGGGCCTCGGAGCAGCTCTTCTGCACCAGCCAGTAACACCTCTAGCACCATGAATCCCAACATGCCTTTTACTTCCTCTCCAGATCCATCCCCCTCCCAGAACCCCCTCTCGCTGATGATGTCCCAGATGTCCAAGTATGCCATGCCCAGCTCCACACCGCTTTACCACAATGCTATCAAAACCATCGCCACCTCTGATGATGAGCTGCTGCCAGACAGGCCTATGCTCCCACCTGGAAGCATGTCAG GCGTGACAGGGAACCAGCCGAATCAACTGCACTTGAACTCTGTGGGACCTGGATCTTCTCAGAGCCCCATGGGAATGAACCTGCCCGGTCAGCAACCCCTCTCCCATGAACCACCCCCCACCTCCATGATGTCCTCCCCGAACCCTCTGGGCTCCAACATTCCTATGCACCCGAGTGCGCCAGGGGCAGGTGTGCCCCCCCAGAACCCCATGATGCTGCCCCCGGGGCCCCAGGACTCGTTGAACCAGCAGTGCGGCCCCGTGCCCAACAGTTCGCAGATGATTCCTTCCAACCAGCTTGTGTTCCCCCGCATGCAACAGCCCCACAACGCCATGCCATCTCCTGCCGGAGGCATGCCCATGGCCCCCGGTGGGGGAGGTGGCCCTGGGATGCAGCAGCATTACCCACCGGGGATGCCCTTGCCGCCTGAGGACCTTCCCTCCCAGCAGCCCGGCCAGATACCCCCTCAGCAGCACATGATGGGCAAGAACATCCCACCTCGGATCGGCGAGCCCTACCCACCCGTGCTTCCTGGGGTGGCGTCGGTGCTGAACGACCCTGAGCTCAGCGAGGTCATCCGCCCCACGCCCACGGGTATCCCCGAGTTTGACCTGTCCAGGATCATCCCGTCAGAGAAGCCAAGCAGCACCTTGCAGTATTTCCCCAAGAGTGACAGCCAAGCGCCCAAATCGCAGCCTTCCAACCTCCACCTCATGAACCTGCAGAACATGATGGCTGACCAGCCCCCGGTGCGGCCAGGTATGAATGCCCCCAGCCTCCCCGGGCAGCAGGGCGTGCAGAGGGGACTCAGCATGCCCATGTGCCATCCCGGACAAGTGCCCATGCTGGGCAGGACAGGCATACCGCCCCAGCAAGGCATGATGGGCAACAGCATGCACCAGGGCATGATGTCTCCACAGCAGAGCCTGATGGCCCAGCAGAATTTCATGCTGATGCAGGCCAAGCAGAGGAGCATGTCTGTGTCGGGGGAGATGTATGCCCAGACAGGACACATGATGTCACCTCAGGGCTCTCTCATGGGGCCCCCGCCTCAGCAGAACCTCATGGTCACGCACCAGATGAGGCAGAGGAGTGTCTCCCTGGACAGCCAGATGAGTTACATCCCCGGGCCTGGGAACATGGCGAACCTGCCTTTCTAA
- the CXCR5 gene encoding C-X-C chemokine receptor type 5, producing MGPVSYSSETYDLSQVELSGYYEDENTTPSLEGYFCFNPASSVVGNQRDPFRKVFMPLIYLLMFVLGTVGNALVLVILERFKRSRTTTENFLFHLTLANLALLLTFPFSVVESLAGWVFGKFLCKILSAVHKINFYCSSMLLGCIAVDRYLAIVYAIHTYRKRRARSIHLTCTAVWLCSLLLTLPDLIFMEVWTDDSNRSICYFPEVGIDGNNAWLATRFLYHTVGFFVPLLVMCYCYTAIVRALCQSQRLQRQKAVRVAILVTGVFLLCWSPYHIVIFLNTLTKLEAFTKNCLLEDQLDTAIMVTEAIGFTHCCLNPILYAFIGVKFRNDFFRILQELGCISQETLQEILEVTRKGSGIESDNTTSISTF from the exons ATGGGACCTGTCAGCTACTCATCAGAGACCTATGACTTG AGCCAGGTGGAGCTGAGCGGTTACTACGAAGATGAGAACACCACCCCTTCTTTGGAAGGCTACTTTTGCTTCAACCCAGCCTCATCTGTGGTTGGCAACCAGAGAGACCCCTTCAGAAAGGTCTTCATGCCCCTCATCTATTTGCTGATGTTCGTGTTGGGGACTGTGGGCAATGCCCTGGTCCTGGTCATTTTAGAGCGGTTCAAGCGGTCTCGCACTACCACTGAAAACTTCCTTTTCCACCTCACCCTGGCCAACCTGGCACTGTTGCTAACCTTCCCCTTCAGCGTGGTGGAGAGCTTGGCTGGGTGGGTATTTGGGAAGTTCCTCTGCAAGATCCTCAGTGCTGTCCACAAGAtcaatttctactgcagtagcaTGCTGCTGGGGTGCATTGCAGTGGACCGCTACCTGGCCATCGTCTATGCAATCCACACCTACCGCAAACGCAGAGCTCGCTCCATCCACCTCACCTGCACAGCTGTCTGGCTCTGCTCACTGCTTTTGACCTTACCCGATCTCATCTTCATGGAAGTCTGGACAGATGACAGCAACCGCAGCATTTGCTATTTTCCAGAGGTTGGGATCGATGGCAACAACGCCTGGCTGGCAACCCGCTTCCTCTACCACACCGTGGGCTTCTTTGTGCCCCTGCTAGTCATGTGTTACTGCTACACGGCCATTGTCCGGGCTCTGTGTCAGTCCCAGCGCCTGCAGAGGCAAAAAGCTGTCCGTGTGGCCATCCTGGTCACAGGCGTCTTCCTGCTCTGCTGGAGCCCATACCACATCGTCATCTTCCTGAACACGCTTACCAAGCTAGAAGCCTTCACCAAGAACTGCCTCCTAGAAGACCAGCTGGACACGGCCATCATGGTGACAGAGGCCATCGGCTTCACGCACTGCTGCCTCAACCCCATCCTCTACGCCTTCATTGGAGTCAAGTTCCGTAATGACTTCTTCCGAATCCTGCAGGAGCTTGGCTGCATAAGCCAGGAGACCCTGCAGGAGATCCTGGAGGTGACGAGGAAGGGCAGCGGGATTGAGTCTGACAACACCACCTCTATCTCCACTTTCTAG